The stretch of DNA GCAGCGCGTGCGGGTGCGGCACCGGCCCACGGGAAGGGAGGTGGACCACGACGTGCGCCACCTCTTCCTGTTCATCGGCGCGGACCCGGCGACCGAGTGGCTCACGGGCTGCGGCGTGAAGCTGGATGCGAAGGGCTTCGTGCGCACGGGGGCCGAGGCGCTCGGAGAGGATGCGCCGTGGCAGGAGCGCTTGCCGCTGCCGCTCGAGTCCAGCGTGCCCGGCGTGTTCGCCGTGGGGGACGTGCGCTCGGGCTCGGTGAAGCGGGTGGGCGGGGCGATTGGTGAGGGGGCCGCGGTGGTGGCGCAGGTGCACGCGTACCTCGCGCACGCGATGGAGGCGCGGGGGGCGCGGGTAGGTGGGGGCGCGGAGGCCGTGCAGCACGCGTGAGAGGGCGCCTTCCCCTCTCCCAGAGGGAGAGGGGACACCTTCGCCCTCGTTCCTCAGCGCTTCTCTCTCGAGGGCGCGGCGCGCAGCTCGTCGAGGGCGCGGCGGATGCCTCGCGCGACGTCCGCCCACGCGCGCTCGCGGCTGCTCCACTCGCGCACGGGGCGCCCGCCCGCGGGCAGCGCCTGCAGCCGCGCGTAGGGCTGCCGGCTCCAGTCCACCGCGCCGAGGATGACCGGGATGACCCGCGCCTCCCCGGCCGCGTGGCGCGCCATCGCCTGCGCCACCTCCACCTCCGCGCAGTAGCTCGAGGCGATGAAGTGCACGCTCACCAGCAGCAGGACGACGTCCGCGCGCGCGAGCTGCTCGCGGATGGTGCGGTCCCACTCGCGCCCCGCGCCGATGTCCCCGTCGTGCCAGCCCGTGAGCATCCCCTCGCGCTCGAGGATGTGCAGGTGCTTGTTGAGCACCGCGCGCGCCTTCCGGTCCTCGTGCGCGTAGCTGTAGAAGAGCCGCAGCGGGCGCTGCGCCGCAGGGGCCGCCGCCTCGGGGGGAGTGCCGCCCCGCGCGAGCGCGCGCGCCAGCTGCACGTGCAGCGCCCCCACCACCTGCAGCGCCGCGCCGGCGCTCGCGAGCGGCAGCGGCCGCAGGGGCTCGGCCACCTCGGGCCACGCGTCCGCGAGCCCGCCCGTCCCCGGCACCGCGAGCACCGGCAGCCCGCGCGCCCGCGCCTCGCGCAGCTCCGCGCGGCAGCCCGCGCTGCCGCCCACCAGCACCAGCGCGCCCACGCCCTCGAGCAGCCGCGCGCGCACCTCGGCCGCGCCCGCCCCCGCGTGCACCACCGTGCCCAGCGCGGGGCCGCGCGCGCCGCCCGAGCGCAGCGGCATCACGAGCCGCAGCCGCTCCGGCTCGGGGCACAGCCGGTGGAAGCCCGCCGCCGCCGCGAGCCCCACGCTCGCGCAGGTGCCCGGCGCCGAGAGCTCGAAGCCCGCGCGCGCGAGCGCTTCCCCCAGTGCGCGTGCGAAGGCGCACACCTCGGGCCGCCGGCTGCCGCCCACCAGCGCGACGCGCGTGCGCAGCGACGGCCACGGCTGCAGGCCCGCGGCCGTGGCCCACGCGCCGTCCGCCCGCACCGGTGCCTGCTGCAGTCTGCGTGCGCTCAGCCTCGACATCGCTCCGCTCCCCTCGCTCTCTCCCCTGCGCGCACGCGTCCGCACCTTCCGTGGCTCACGGGGGCACGCTGCGGCCACGGTGCCAGCGGGGCCTGACATCGCTGCGCGTTGGCGAAGCGCGCGCGTGTCAGACCGCGGGCGCAGGGTGCACGGCACCATGGGGAGCTTCGGTGGGGAGAGCGGGGAGGGGAGGGCGCGCGCGCGGCGGCTGCTCGCGCTGGACGGGGGCGGCCTGCGCGGGCTCGTGGCGCTGGGGCCCCTCGCGCAGCTGGAGGCGGAGCTGCGCGCGGCGCTGGGTCGGCCGCGGCTCGTGCTCGCGGACTGGTTCGACTTCATCGCCGGCACGAGCACGGGCGCGCTCATCGCCACCTGCCTCTCGTGGGGCATGCCGGTGGAGCGCGTGCGCGCGCTCTACCTCGCGCACGGCCCGGAGTTGTTCCGCCGCGCGCCCCTGTGGCGCAGGCTCTGGTACCGCTTTCGCGAGGAGCCGCTCGCGGCGCTGCTGCAGGAGACCTTCGGCCGCGACACGCAGCTGGGGGACGCGCGGCTGCGCACGCTGCTCGCCCTGGTGCTGCGCAGCGCCGGCACCGACTCGCCCTGGCCCCTCACGAACCACCCGCGCGCGCTCTACAACGCGCCGGAGCGCGAGGACTGCGGCCTGCGCCTTCCCTTGTGGCAGCTGGTGCGCGCGAGCTGCGCGGCGCCCACCTACTTCGCGCCGCAGTGGCTGCGCGTGGGGAGGCAGGCGCGGCTCTTCGTGGACGGCGGGGTGAGCGCGTACAACAACCCCGCGCTGCTGCTCTTCCTCCTCGCCACGCTGCCCGCCTACCGCGTGGGCTGGCCCACGGGCGAGGAGCGGCTCCTGCTCGTGTCCGTGGGCACGGGCGGTGCGCGCGCCCTGGACCCCGCGCTCTCGCCCCTGCGGATGCACCTGCTGCACCACGCAGCGCAGGTGCCCCAGGCGCTGCTGCGCGCGGCCTCCGTGGAGCAGGACCTGCTCTGCCGCGTGCTGGGCCGCTGCCGCCACGGCGCGCCCCTGGACCGGGAGCTGGGCAGTCTCGTGGAGCCTCCGGGTGCGCCGGGCCCGCTGCCCGAGCGGCTCTTCACCTACGTGCGCTACGACGCGGACCTCTCGCCCGCCGGGCTGCAGGCGCTGGGGCTGGGGGCGCTCGAGTCGAAGCGGCTGCAGCGCCTGGACGCGGTGGACCAGCTGCAGGCCCTGCAGCAGGTGGGGGCAGCCGCGGCGCGGCAGGTGCACCGCGAGCACCTCTCGGGATTTCTCGGAGCGCACGTCCGCGAGCAGGCAGGCGAGCGTGATCGCGGATGGGTCGCGTAGGCGCGCGTTCGGGGGCGGACAGGGCACCGGGGATGCATGGCTGCCAGGTGGGCAGGGCAGTGCTTACCCCTGGGGGCGCAGTGGGTAGGACGGAGGAGGTCGGGGATGGGTGCGCGGTGGCTGAGGAACGTGGTGGGGGCGGCGGTGCTCGCGAGCGCGGCCGCGGCGTGCGGAGGCGGCGGGGGGGTGCACACCGGAGGCGACGTGCCCCCGACGCCCGCGGCTCCCTCCGCGCCGGATGCCGGGTCCGGGCAGCAGACGCCGGACGGGGGGCCTCCGGATGCGGGGCCCGTGGAGGAGGCGCACCGCTGTGACCCCACCGCGGGCGAGGCGCGCTGGGTGCTCGAGGGCGAGCCGGTGAGCGCCACCGTCAGCTGCGCGACGGGCCTCACGGGCGCGGCCGTTCGCTTCTCCATCACCCACCTGCCCGCGGGTGCCACCTGGGATGCGGCGAGCGCGACGCTGCACTGGACGCCCACGCGCGACCAGGCCGCGGTGTACCTGCTCACCCTGCGCGAGGAGAGCACCGGCGAGACGGGGACGCTCAAGGTCGGGGTGGCGGACAACGGAGGCGCGAAGGTCGCGGACCCGATGACGTACACCGAGGAGCTCGGCCTGCCGGTGGTGCACCTCTTCTTCGACGCCGCCACGGGCCTGAGCGCCGGCGGCTACCGCCCGGTGCAGGTGGTGTACCGCGGCCATCGCTACACGGCCGAGGCCCAGTACCGCGGCGCCACCAGCAGCACCTTCCCCAAGCGCAGCCTCACGCTGAAGTTCCCGGATGGAGACCTCTTCAACGAGCCGGTGTTCGGCGACGGCTTCACCGACCGCAAGCGCGTGGTGCTGGTCACCACGTTCAACGAGAACTCGTACCTGCGCTCGCGGCTCGCCTTCGACCTGTGGAACCGCATGTCGCCCGAGCACGTGCAGATCCACACCTACAGCGCCGTGCTCTACATGAACGGCAGCTACAAGGGCCTGTTCACCGTGGCGGACCACGTGGACAAGCGGATGCTGCAAGGCGTGGGGATGGACA from Aggregicoccus sp. 17bor-14 encodes:
- a CDS encoding toll/interleukin-1 receptor domain-containing protein; amino-acid sequence: MSRLSARRLQQAPVRADGAWATAAGLQPWPSLRTRVALVGGSRRPEVCAFARALGEALARAGFELSAPGTCASVGLAAAAGFHRLCPEPERLRLVMPLRSGGARGPALGTVVHAGAGAAEVRARLLEGVGALVLVGGSAGCRAELREARARGLPVLAVPGTGGLADAWPEVAEPLRPLPLASAGAALQVVGALHVQLARALARGGTPPEAAAPAAQRPLRLFYSYAHEDRKARAVLNKHLHILEREGMLTGWHDGDIGAGREWDRTIREQLARADVVLLLVSVHFIASSYCAEVEVAQAMARHAAGEARVIPVILGAVDWSRQPYARLQALPAGGRPVREWSSRERAWADVARGIRRALDELRAAPSREKR
- a CDS encoding patatin-like phospholipase family protein; the encoded protein is MGSFGGESGEGRARARRLLALDGGGLRGLVALGPLAQLEAELRAALGRPRLVLADWFDFIAGTSTGALIATCLSWGMPVERVRALYLAHGPELFRRAPLWRRLWYRFREEPLAALLQETFGRDTQLGDARLRTLLALVLRSAGTDSPWPLTNHPRALYNAPEREDCGLRLPLWQLVRASCAAPTYFAPQWLRVGRQARLFVDGGVSAYNNPALLLFLLATLPAYRVGWPTGEERLLLVSVGTGGARALDPALSPLRMHLLHHAAQVPQALLRAASVEQDLLCRVLGRCRHGAPLDRELGSLVEPPGAPGPLPERLFTYVRYDADLSPAGLQALGLGALESKRLQRLDAVDQLQALQQVGAAAARQVHREHLSGFLGAHVREQAGERDRGWVA
- a CDS encoding CotH kinase family protein → MGARWLRNVVGAAVLASAAAACGGGGGVHTGGDVPPTPAAPSAPDAGSGQQTPDGGPPDAGPVEEAHRCDPTAGEARWVLEGEPVSATVSCATGLTGAAVRFSITHLPAGATWDAASATLHWTPTRDQAAVYLLTLREESTGETGTLKVGVADNGGAKVADPMTYTEELGLPVVHLFFDAATGLSAGGYRPVQVVYRGHRYTAEAQYRGATSSTFPKRSLTLKFPDGDLFNEPVFGDGFTDRKRVVLVTTFNENSYLRSRLAFDLWNRMSPEHVQIHTYSAVLYMNGSYKGLFTVADHVDKRMLQGVGMDKDSDLFKAVLENANFSRLRQDGTPKDSLHEDVEKKEGSEGAGAWATYDGLVAWVSDADAGTFRTGFAQKLNAQDYADWWIFNTLIVGTDSMAKNSYHAYDPKAGGPWRYIPWDLDATFGQNFDTTRIGPTARLTFEGDNLLFRKMLQEPSIAGPMRERYRTLLRTQLSESVVQGLIDQYVKETAPSARKDWAAWQEWYHHFGDPTLQPYDIGYGNFPKWHERTDFNTYEGEVQYVRDWVHARWGSLQSGGVP